The following are encoded together in the Desulfatiglans anilini DSM 4660 genome:
- the tnpA gene encoding IS200/IS605 family transposase, with the protein ISIPPKYAVSQIVGYLKGKSAIHVARQYMGKQKNFTGLHFWARGYYVSTAGHDEEVIRQYIKRHEEIDKKIDQLGLFK; encoded by the coding sequence ATATCAATTCCGCCAAAATATGCTGTCTCCCAAATTGTCGGTTATCTAAAGGGGAAAAGCGCAATTCATGTTGCTCGCCAATATATGGGAAAGCAGAAGAATTTTACCGGTCTTCACTTTTGGGCAAGAGGCTACTACGTCTCTACAGCCGGTCACGATGAAGAGGTGATCCGGCAATACATCAAAAGACACGAAGAAATCGACAAAAAAATCGACCAGCTAGGTTTGTTCAAATAG
- a CDS encoding AMP-binding protein: protein MECLFLWFGISKSGAIDVPINLANKGYFLSHQINDSEAKVLIIDQTLVDRLELIQNDLPKLEKVVLWSKTAPIESLPRLRFECVDYQVLLGASPEYPHIDIKPIDTQTILYTSGTTGPAKGVMDPHTKIAHSAYEYIEAVKATSADVFFTCLPLFHANARILCIYPAMLLGTKVVIYEKFSASQFWERIRKAGATVFNSLGAMAHFIYNQPRKADDADNPVRVCAAFPMPPAIYDDFQKRYNLKVTEGYGLTEVAIITYNPFDKPKKGSCGKETSSFEVQIVDENDFPVPAGTMGEIVARGRVPWVTSKGYWNNPEKTVDLMRNHFYHTGDGGYLDEDGYLFFKDRMKDYIRRRGENISSFEIEKVVNAHPKVYESAAISVKSELSEDEVKIVVVLKESETLSPEDMLAYCKDRMPYFAVPRYIEFVEDLPKTPNEKIQKNKLREFGLTTGTWDREKAGIKVER, encoded by the coding sequence TTGGAATGCCTGTTTCTGTGGTTTGGTATCTCCAAGTCCGGGGCGATCGATGTGCCGATCAACCTAGCCAACAAAGGCTATTTTTTGTCCCACCAGATCAACGATTCGGAGGCCAAAGTGCTCATCATCGACCAGACGTTGGTCGATCGGCTCGAGTTGATCCAAAACGACCTGCCCAAACTCGAAAAGGTCGTTTTGTGGTCGAAAACGGCACCCATCGAAAGTCTACCGCGACTCAGGTTCGAATGCGTGGATTACCAGGTCCTCCTCGGTGCATCACCCGAATACCCGCATATCGACATCAAGCCGATCGATACGCAGACCATTCTCTACACTTCTGGAACCACCGGGCCAGCCAAGGGGGTTATGGATCCCCACACCAAGATCGCTCACTCGGCCTATGAGTATATCGAAGCGGTCAAAGCCACATCTGCCGATGTCTTCTTTACCTGTTTGCCCCTCTTCCACGCGAACGCACGCATCCTTTGCATTTACCCAGCCATGTTGCTGGGCACCAAAGTGGTCATCTATGAAAAGTTCAGCGCCAGTCAATTCTGGGAGCGGATCAGGAAGGCCGGGGCGACTGTTTTCAACTCTCTAGGGGCGATGGCGCATTTTATCTACAACCAGCCCCGAAAAGCGGACGATGCGGACAATCCTGTGCGGGTCTGTGCGGCGTTTCCGATGCCGCCTGCCATCTATGACGATTTCCAAAAGCGATATAACCTCAAGGTGACCGAGGGCTATGGACTGACGGAAGTCGCAATTATCACCTACAACCCGTTTGACAAACCCAAGAAGGGGTCTTGTGGAAAAGAAACATCGAGCTTCGAGGTTCAAATCGTAGACGAAAACGATTTTCCCGTACCCGCAGGCACGATGGGGGAAATCGTCGCACGCGGAAGGGTTCCTTGGGTCACCTCGAAAGGATACTGGAACAATCCGGAAAAGACGGTCGATCTCATGAGGAACCACTTTTACCACACCGGAGACGGGGGCTATCTGGACGAGGACGGCTACCTTTTCTTCAAGGACCGTATGAAGGATTACATCCGGAGGCGGGGGGAGAACATCTCTTCCTTCGAGATCGAAAAGGTGGTCAATGCCCATCCGAAGGTCTACGAATCCGCCGCCATATCGGTCAAATCCGAACTGTCCGAAGATGAGGTCAAAATCGTCGTTGTCCTTAAGGAGAGTGAAACCCTGTCACCTGAGGATATGCTGGCGTATTGCAAGGATCGCATGCCTTACTTTGCAGTCCCCCGCTACATAGAGTTTGTTGAGGATCTCCCCAAGACCCCGAATGAAAAGATTCAAAAAAACAAGCTGCGCGAATTTGGACTGACGACCGGAACCTGGGACCGGGAGAAGGCTGGTATCAAAGTGGAAAGATGA
- a CDS encoding Zn-ribbon domain-containing OB-fold protein has protein sequence MNNRVPVRENLFDELDGGRLHANRCKACGKIYFPQAPFCFDCLEKTMEPVILSRKGKLYSYTIGRMASTHFPPPYAVGLIDLPEGVRVFAPLVMTKDEPYRIGMQMELSIEELWQEEDQHVIGYKFKPLAE, from the coding sequence ATGAACAACCGTGTGCCCGTAAGAGAAAACCTGTTTGATGAACTCGACGGAGGAAGGCTTCACGCCAATCGGTGTAAAGCGTGTGGAAAGATTTATTTCCCGCAGGCCCCATTCTGTTTCGATTGTCTGGAAAAAACCATGGAGCCTGTGATCCTGAGCCGGAAGGGAAAGCTATACAGTTACACCATAGGCCGAATGGCCTCTACCCATTTTCCGCCCCCCTATGCCGTAGGCCTTATCGATCTTCCTGAAGGCGTCAGGGTGTTTGCACCGCTCGTCATGACCAAGGACGAGCCTTATCGCATAGGCATGCAAATGGAACTGAGCATAGAAGAACTTTGGCAGGAAGAAGACCAACACGTTATCGGCTACAAATTCAAACCCTTGGCCGAATAA
- a CDS encoding thiolase family protein, which yields MREVAVIGIGQSAFGKFPLRTAADLGAEAVRAALDDCGISPRAIEVAYCARAYDANCTAQGVLKEVGVRGVEMINVENACAGGATSFRGVWKEIADGRYDVGIAIGVECMTTSPIAGKLIPPEKSDLEGHLGLTMPAMFAMVARRQMEQGATVQDFAQVSVKNHHNGCLNPQAQYKKEFSIEDVLNSRMICDPVTLLMCCPNTDGAAAAILCSMEVARRYTTHPIRVMASALCSAEYKYMQEDICASPVGIKVAKAAYEMAGVDPKDIDLVEMHDAFANEEILRYEDLMLCAPGEGVELLRSGATAIGGRIPVNPSGGLLSLGHPLSASGVRTVCEVVLHLRGQAGARQTPNAKVGLAQMLGGLVTNLEHGAVAGIHILGR from the coding sequence ATGAGGGAAGTTGCTGTCATTGGAATCGGGCAAAGTGCCTTTGGGAAATTCCCCTTGAGAACAGCGGCCGATCTCGGGGCGGAGGCTGTGAGGGCCGCCCTCGATGATTGCGGGATTTCTCCCAGGGCTATCGAAGTCGCCTATTGCGCAAGGGCTTATGATGCCAATTGCACAGCCCAGGGCGTATTGAAGGAGGTGGGTGTCCGGGGTGTCGAGATGATCAATGTGGAAAACGCCTGCGCCGGCGGAGCCACCTCTTTTCGCGGGGTTTGGAAAGAGATCGCCGACGGCCGCTATGACGTGGGAATCGCCATCGGTGTCGAGTGTATGACGACCAGCCCGATTGCAGGCAAGTTGATCCCCCCTGAGAAATCGGACCTGGAGGGGCACCTTGGCCTGACGATGCCGGCCATGTTTGCCATGGTTGCCCGCAGACAGATGGAGCAAGGGGCTACCGTGCAGGATTTCGCACAGGTCTCGGTCAAGAACCATCATAATGGCTGCCTCAATCCCCAGGCGCAGTACAAGAAAGAGTTTTCAATTGAGGATGTTCTCAACTCCCGCATGATCTGCGACCCGGTCACCCTTCTGATGTGCTGCCCGAACACGGACGGTGCCGCCGCTGCCATTCTGTGCTCCATGGAGGTGGCCCGGCGCTATACCACCCATCCGATCCGCGTCATGGCCTCGGCTCTGTGCTCCGCGGAATACAAGTACATGCAGGAAGACATCTGCGCCTCTCCGGTGGGCATCAAAGTGGCCAAGGCCGCTTATGAGATGGCCGGGGTGGATCCGAAGGACATCGACCTTGTCGAAATGCACGATGCCTTCGCCAATGAAGAAATCCTACGCTATGAAGACCTGATGCTCTGCGCGCCTGGGGAGGGCGTTGAACTCCTGCGCTCCGGCGCTACCGCCATAGGCGGGCGTATCCCGGTCAACCCGAGCGGCGGGCTTTTGTCGCTCGGCCACCCCTTGAGCGCTTCCGGGGTCCGCACGGTATGTGAAGTTGTCCTTCACCTGCGCGGGCAGGCGGGGGCGCGCCAGACGCCGAATGCCAAGGTCGGTCTGGCGCAGATGCTCGGAGGACTTGTGACCAACCTTGAACATGGCGCCGTTGCGGGCATCCATATCCTGGGGCGATGA
- a CDS encoding VOC family protein produces MIRKFNHVGIAVRDLENAVAFFGDVYGTRLLRKDRYEDELFESAIVETAGMRIELLAGLAPESFISQFVKERGEGIHHMSLEVEQFEAVVQGLKFKRLTILGETENENFKACFVHPRGNHGILTEIIEPKPGWPV; encoded by the coding sequence ATGATCCGAAAATTCAACCATGTGGGCATTGCCGTCAGAGATCTGGAGAACGCCGTAGCCTTTTTCGGCGACGTGTACGGAACCCGGCTCCTTCGAAAGGACCGCTATGAAGACGAGCTTTTCGAGTCGGCCATTGTAGAGACAGCGGGTATGCGCATTGAACTGCTCGCGGGTTTAGCCCCGGAGAGTTTCATCTCCCAGTTCGTAAAGGAGCGTGGAGAGGGCATTCATCATATGTCTCTGGAGGTTGAGCAATTCGAAGCGGTCGTTCAGGGCTTGAAGTTTAAAAGGTTGACGATCCTGGGTGAGACCGAAAACGAGAATTTCAAGGCCTGCTTCGTCCATCCAAGAGGAAACCACGGGATCCTGACCGAGATCATTGAACCTAAACCGGGCTGGCCTGTTTAA
- a CDS encoding nitroreductase family protein has protein sequence MEEKAKSFEELKPMLRPTGVEPGIMKVDPEKCTSCGLCIQNCPFKCLEMDEDEHPKMKKGCICISCSNCMVACPVDALSIERVYSVKGGFFDTETPEVKMPLPPKDADGNPTEWNAVERVVLERRSVRHYKKKAVPETLITRVLEGGRFAPSGGNHQPWKFTVVTDPELIDELEATLHGFWSGVYPVFNNDETVTNMVGVVETGVFDPRTQYGIRCIALKELPVYLGAPVIIFMGAHTKLNNPALTIGICGQNMNIVANSLGLGVCWTNFGAVPINAMPELKAKLGFGEDWTVVTALVLGYPKFKQSGIVARHYRPVTWFGPGSKAPQIEK, from the coding sequence ATGGAAGAGAAAGCCAAGAGTTTTGAGGAACTGAAGCCGATGCTTCGACCCACCGGTGTCGAGCCGGGGATTATGAAGGTCGACCCGGAGAAATGCACCAGTTGCGGTCTTTGCATTCAGAACTGCCCCTTTAAGTGCCTGGAAATGGATGAAGACGAACATCCAAAGATGAAAAAGGGATGCATTTGCATTTCATGCTCTAACTGCATGGTAGCGTGCCCGGTTGACGCCCTGTCGATCGAAAGGGTCTATTCGGTCAAGGGTGGTTTTTTCGACACGGAAACCCCTGAGGTCAAGATGCCTCTCCCCCCCAAGGATGCCGATGGGAATCCAACCGAATGGAATGCCGTCGAACGTGTCGTGCTAGAACGGAGGAGCGTACGGCACTACAAAAAGAAGGCCGTTCCAGAGACCCTCATCACACGTGTGCTGGAGGGTGGGCGTTTCGCGCCGAGCGGCGGCAACCACCAGCCCTGGAAATTTACCGTCGTCACCGATCCGGAACTCATCGATGAACTCGAGGCAACTCTTCATGGGTTCTGGTCGGGTGTTTACCCGGTTTTCAACAACGATGAAACCGTTACGAACATGGTCGGCGTTGTCGAGACCGGCGTGTTTGATCCTCGAACTCAATACGGTATCCGTTGCATCGCCCTTAAAGAACTGCCGGTTTACCTGGGCGCACCCGTAATTATCTTCATGGGTGCCCACACGAAGCTGAACAACCCTGCGCTCACCATCGGTATCTGCGGGCAGAATATGAACATTGTGGCCAACTCACTCGGATTGGGCGTCTGCTGGACCAACTTCGGGGCTGTACCGATCAATGCGATGCCCGAGCTCAAAGCCAAACTCGGGTTTGGAGAAGATTGGACAGTCGTGACGGCCCTTGTTCTGGGTTACCCGAAATTTAAACAATCCGGAATAGTCGCGCGCCATTACAGACCGGTCACTTGGTTTGGGCCCGGATCCAAAGCACCCCAGATCGAAAAATAG
- a CDS encoding acyl-CoA dehydrogenase family protein — protein MDYFDLNMNLTSEDTALREAASKFAKQVMRPVSVQLDQMTPEEAFAPESPYWDYMRQAYQLGYHKLPFPEELGGPGLNPLQIQLIMEELAWGSFGLTLSLNTSLDAAIALAGTEEHVKEFTIPYCQCTDASYVGCWAITEPDHGSDTVMPGYPSFSDPNIPAQCRARLDGDDYVINGQKAAWVSAGPLANRILLMCQIEASKGHAGSGVFVFSLDRPGVAKGKPLNKLGTRDLCQGEVYFDNVRVPKKYLIVGPEHYEKFLEAHLCITLPMVGTWATGLARAGFDEALAYARQRVQGGKLLIDHSNVQQKITDMFRKVEASRQLCRAAFVYNWSHPLNPEKRAIEYSIAAKTFATQTALEVTSDAIQILGGNGISKEYIVEKLFRDARTTLICDGSNDSLSVVCGHKVAGTYPRRSA, from the coding sequence ATGGACTACTTTGATCTGAATATGAATTTGACATCCGAAGACACCGCCTTGAGAGAGGCTGCCAGCAAATTTGCCAAACAAGTGATGCGCCCCGTTTCAGTACAGCTTGATCAGATGACACCCGAGGAGGCATTCGCTCCAGAATCTCCTTACTGGGATTACATGCGGCAGGCTTATCAACTAGGCTACCACAAGCTGCCATTTCCCGAGGAACTCGGTGGCCCCGGGCTGAACCCTCTCCAGATTCAGTTGATCATGGAGGAACTCGCATGGGGGAGCTTTGGTCTGACCCTTTCCCTAAATACGAGTCTGGACGCCGCCATCGCTTTGGCCGGGACGGAAGAGCACGTCAAGGAGTTCACCATTCCTTACTGTCAGTGTACCGATGCCAGCTATGTCGGCTGTTGGGCTATCACCGAACCTGACCATGGGTCCGACACGGTGATGCCAGGTTATCCGAGCTTCAGCGATCCGAACATTCCAGCCCAGTGTCGCGCGCGCCTCGATGGTGATGATTATGTCATCAATGGCCAGAAGGCGGCCTGGGTTTCCGCCGGACCGTTAGCCAACCGCATCCTTCTCATGTGCCAGATCGAGGCGTCCAAAGGTCATGCGGGCAGCGGCGTCTTCGTTTTCTCTCTGGATCGTCCTGGAGTCGCCAAGGGCAAGCCCTTGAACAAACTTGGAACCCGAGATCTCTGTCAAGGGGAGGTCTACTTCGACAACGTGCGGGTACCGAAAAAGTACCTTATCGTCGGTCCGGAGCATTATGAAAAATTCCTCGAGGCTCATCTCTGTATCACTCTTCCCATGGTAGGCACCTGGGCAACGGGACTCGCGCGCGCGGGTTTCGACGAAGCCCTTGCCTATGCAAGGCAGCGCGTGCAGGGTGGGAAGCTTCTGATCGACCACTCCAATGTTCAGCAGAAGATCACGGACATGTTTCGCAAAGTGGAGGCGAGCCGCCAGCTTTGCCGCGCCGCCTTTGTTTATAATTGGTCGCACCCGCTCAACCCTGAAAAAAGGGCGATTGAATATTCCATTGCCGCTAAAACCTTTGCTACCCAAACCGCTCTGGAGGTTACCAGCGATGCCATTCAGATCCTAGGCGGAAACGGTATCTCAAAAGAATATATTGTCGAGAAGCTATTCAGAGATGCGCGGACGACGCTTATATGCGACGGTTCCAACGACAGCCTCTCTGTCGTTTGCGGGCACAAGGTAGCTGGCACCTACCCGCGCCGATCTGCTTAA
- a CDS encoding TetR/AcrR family transcriptional regulator, with amino-acid sequence MEPELEKFEKFTIKGQKKIDEICRAAAKIFYEKGYLSTSLADVANEIGITKGAIFHYFGTKEELLFLILHRYTVNALSELTRRLNACNSPHDRIFEYIHAVILTNREYRLESSLALNEVVHLSERYLSIIKNKQRGFVKILRSLVEDLLDEKEKKYESVTFITYSLLGMCTWPYRWFDPYGKSSPEDLSLIIYRMFLGEIRFREAGVDLEAFPKIETGSC; translated from the coding sequence TTGGAACCGGAATTAGAAAAATTTGAGAAGTTTACAATAAAGGGCCAAAAAAAGATCGATGAGATTTGTCGTGCTGCTGCCAAAATTTTTTATGAAAAAGGATATTTATCGACATCGCTCGCGGATGTTGCCAATGAAATAGGGATTACCAAGGGCGCCATTTTTCACTATTTTGGAACTAAAGAGGAATTACTTTTTTTAATATTGCACCGCTATACAGTCAATGCCCTGAGCGAATTGACAAGAAGGCTGAATGCATGCAATTCGCCCCACGACAGGATATTCGAATACATTCATGCTGTGATCCTTACAAATCGGGAATACCGGCTTGAATCGTCGCTGGCTCTCAATGAAGTTGTCCATCTTTCTGAACGGTACTTGAGTATTATCAAAAATAAACAGCGCGGTTTCGTAAAAATACTGAGATCTCTGGTTGAAGACCTTTTAGATGAAAAAGAGAAGAAATACGAGTCAGTTACCTTTATTACCTATTCTTTGCTGGGAATGTGCACCTGGCCCTACCGCTGGTTTGATCCCTATGGCAAATCAAGCCCCGAGGATCTGAGCCTCATCATCTACAGAATGTTTCTAGGAGAGATCAGGTTTCGCGAAGCTGGCGTAGATTTGGAGGCATTTCCCAAGATCGAAACGGGGTCCTGCTGA
- a CDS encoding 4Fe-4S dicluster domain-containing protein translates to MDPKISRRSFLKGTLAAAGVAGMSALPLPKSARAAGGQELATLIDIRKCIGCEACVEACKDVNAPKFPEPEKPYPKMYPSRVKVEDWSDKRYTSDRLTPYNWVFIQNATVKMKGEERTLHVPRRCMHCQNPPCADLCPWGAAFKLKNGITRINSDVCLGGSKCKDVCPWHIPQRQTGVGLYLDLLPAFAGNGVMYKCDRCYNRIEEGELPACIEICPQNVQQIGPREEILQKAHQIAKEINGYIYGEKENGGTNTIYVSPVPFQELNRAIEKGPGKPHLKPVENTMEHADNLAKAMVIAPFAGIAAAVGKIYKTIKDTGNSEAGHDENR, encoded by the coding sequence ATGGATCCGAAGATTTCACGCCGATCGTTTTTGAAGGGCACTCTGGCCGCAGCCGGCGTGGCCGGAATGAGCGCCCTGCCTCTTCCCAAAAGCGCCAGGGCGGCCGGCGGCCAGGAGTTGGCGACCCTGATCGACATCCGCAAGTGCATCGGCTGCGAGGCCTGCGTGGAAGCCTGCAAGGATGTCAATGCACCCAAATTTCCCGAACCCGAAAAGCCCTACCCCAAGATGTACCCGAGCCGGGTCAAGGTCGAGGACTGGTCCGATAAACGGTACACAAGCGATCGGCTGACCCCGTACAACTGGGTCTTCATTCAGAACGCAACGGTCAAAATGAAAGGTGAAGAGCGGACGCTTCACGTTCCGCGGCGATGCATGCACTGCCAGAACCCGCCCTGTGCGGACCTTTGCCCCTGGGGTGCAGCGTTCAAGCTGAAAAACGGCATCACCCGCATCAATTCGGATGTCTGCCTGGGCGGCTCCAAGTGCAAAGACGTCTGCCCGTGGCACATCCCGCAGCGGCAGACCGGGGTCGGCCTCTACCTGGATCTTCTGCCGGCCTTTGCAGGAAACGGCGTCATGTACAAGTGCGACCGGTGCTACAACCGGATCGAGGAAGGCGAACTGCCGGCCTGCATCGAGATCTGCCCCCAGAATGTGCAGCAGATCGGCCCTCGTGAGGAGATCCTCCAAAAGGCGCATCAAATCGCCAAAGAGATCAACGGCTATATCTACGGCGAGAAGGAGAACGGCGGCACGAACACGATCTACGTCTCGCCGGTGCCCTTTCAGGAGCTTAACCGCGCCATCGAAAAGGGGCCCGGAAAACCCCATCTGAAGCCGGTGGAAAACACTATGGAACACGCCGACAATCTCGCGAAGGCGATGGTCATCGCCCCTTTCGCAGGGATCGCGGCCGCTGTAGGCAAGATCTACAAGACCATCAAGGACACCGGCAACTCGGAGGCAGGCCATGATGAAAACCGCTGA
- a CDS encoding MBL fold metallo-hydrolase — protein sequence MQITDHIHAIRIPFRLEFSPEKSVERFVYAFMVFDNQITLIDSGVSGSEHLIFDYIRANGRHPDEIGMLVLSHSHPDHIGSAKAIKAETGCTVLAHKAEKAWIEDTDLQFKERPVPGYHKLVGGPVSLDRLLVDGQTLDLGGPVSCEVLHTPGHSAGSISLFFGREKALFSGDALILPGELPIYDDIRTCVASMKRLRKVSDVEVLLSSWEAPIEGREAIMSRIQEGIRYLQRIHQTVLELSQSETADPMELCQSVVEALGLPMIAVNPIVAKAFASSLGSGIDDMLFDQ from the coding sequence ATGCAGATAACCGATCATATTCACGCAATTCGCATCCCCTTCCGCCTCGAGTTCTCACCTGAAAAGTCGGTCGAACGATTCGTCTATGCCTTCATGGTCTTTGACAACCAGATAACCCTGATCGACAGCGGCGTCTCGGGTTCGGAGCACTTGATCTTCGATTACATCCGGGCGAACGGAAGGCACCCGGACGAGATCGGGATGCTCGTCCTGTCCCATTCCCACCCCGATCATATCGGTTCGGCGAAGGCCATCAAGGCGGAGACTGGCTGCACCGTTCTGGCGCACAAGGCCGAAAAGGCCTGGATCGAGGACACCGACCTCCAATTCAAAGAACGACCGGTTCCGGGATATCACAAACTCGTGGGAGGGCCTGTTTCGCTGGACAGGCTGCTCGTGGATGGGCAGACGCTCGACCTGGGCGGCCCTGTGTCCTGCGAGGTCCTTCACACCCCCGGGCATTCGGCGGGGTCGATCTCCCTTTTCTTCGGGCGCGAGAAGGCCCTGTTTTCAGGGGACGCGCTGATCCTCCCCGGTGAACTGCCGATCTATGACGACATCCGCACGTGCGTTGCATCGATGAAACGCCTCCGAAAGGTTTCGGATGTCGAAGTGCTCCTTTCGTCGTGGGAAGCGCCCATCGAGGGGCGCGAAGCCATCATGAGCCGCATCCAAGAGGGTATTCGTTACCTTCAGAGGATTCATCAAACCGTTCTGGAGCTCAGTCAATCGGAAACGGCCGACCCGATGGAGTTGTGCCAATCTGTGGTGGAAGCGTTGGGGTTGCCGATGATTGCAGTCAATCCGATTGTTGCCAAGGCATTCGCCTCGAGTCTGGGTTCCGGGATAGACGACATGTTGTTTGATCAATAG
- a CDS encoding BON domain-containing protein translates to MKTLIFGLLLGIIIGAGGYWYMTADRTTPGIQEAEERAASQAEKAYDSVRAAGEQVKEALAAKLEAFELRSEDIQQELAEQGRVVRRKARDIGEVATDAAVDSRATAIIKARLAADPDLSALSISVSTTKGQVTLSGTVASAELIGKAMALALEVEGVREVVSTLQIG, encoded by the coding sequence ATGAAGACACTGATTTTTGGGTTGCTTTTGGGGATCATCATCGGCGCCGGCGGATACTGGTATATGACTGCGGACCGTACGACTCCGGGTATACAAGAAGCGGAAGAGCGTGCAGCGTCGCAGGCCGAAAAGGCCTATGATTCCGTTCGGGCGGCCGGCGAACAGGTGAAGGAGGCTTTGGCCGCCAAACTGGAGGCGTTCGAGCTGCGCAGTGAAGACATCCAGCAGGAACTCGCCGAGCAGGGCCGTGTCGTCCGCCGCAAAGCCCGCGATATCGGGGAGGTTGCAACGGATGCCGCCGTCGATTCACGCGCGACGGCGATCATCAAAGCCAGACTGGCGGCGGACCCCGATCTCTCGGCCCTCAGCATATCTGTTTCCACAACAAAGGGTCAGGTGACGCTCTCGGGCACGGTCGCTTCCGCCGAGCTCATCGGGAAGGCGATGGCGCTCGCCCTGGAGGTGGAGGGCGTGCGTGAGGTCGTCTCTACCCTGCAGATAGGGTGA